From the genome of Spirochaetota bacterium, one region includes:
- the mnmG gene encoding tRNA uridine-5-carboxymethylaminomethyl(34) synthesis enzyme MnmG, producing the protein MESPIEEYGVIVVGGGHAGIEASLASARMGVPTLLLTLNIDTIGQMSCNPSIGGTAKGHLVREIDALGGEMGKAADQNGIQFRILNDSRGPAVKSSRAQIDKYQYRDYMRRVVFSQANLTVKQGSVKRLVLEGRKVIGIETIFGQIIYGKVVVITPGTFMRGMLFVGKNTTPGGRMGENPVSELSEQFISLGFKVGRFKTGTPPRLDGRTIDFSVMEIQKTDPNFKPFSIWTDRKNFPILPQRDVYITYTNSLTHEIIKSNLHTSPLYSGMIKGTGVRYCPSIEDKIVKFPNRDRHHVFIEPESLMFDEWYPNGISTSLSFDTQLKFVRTIKGLENVKITRYGYAVEHDYVEPTQLYPTLETKIVENLFLAGQINGTTGYEEAASQGILAGINAALKAKGKEPIVLSRTESYIGVLVDDLTTKGTNEPYRMFTSRSEYRLLLREDNTVFRLSRIGYEVGLLPKDMWENIEYKIKTIKNVLQRLSEDYITPSKETNDKLISLNLQPITKPMTLEEMLRKDGFKWEYIYEFSDNIPYNLPDEIIEHIQIEVKYKGYISRELKAVKKLSKLENVRIPDGFDYSSVKSLSREIIEKLSKFKPYNLAQASKISGITPAAILTIMSYLDKRYNKNKQVDNQK; encoded by the coding sequence ATGGAATCTCCGATAGAGGAATATGGTGTAATAGTGGTAGGAGGGGGGCATGCTGGAATTGAGGCATCCCTCGCGAGCGCAAGAATGGGCGTTCCTACGTTGCTTCTTACATTGAACATTGACACAATAGGTCAGATGTCCTGTAATCCATCAATAGGTGGAACTGCGAAAGGACATCTTGTTAGAGAAATTGATGCTCTTGGTGGTGAGATGGGCAAAGCCGCAGATCAAAACGGTATTCAGTTTAGAATCCTTAACGACTCGCGAGGTCCAGCAGTGAAGTCATCAAGAGCACAAATAGACAAATACCAATACCGAGACTATATGAGAAGAGTGGTTTTCTCTCAGGCAAATCTAACAGTAAAGCAAGGTAGTGTAAAAAGACTAGTATTGGAAGGTAGAAAAGTAATAGGAATAGAGACAATCTTTGGTCAAATCATATATGGTAAGGTTGTTGTTATTACTCCTGGAACTTTCATGAGAGGCATGTTATTCGTAGGTAAAAATACTACACCAGGTGGCAGAATGGGCGAGAATCCCGTTAGTGAATTGTCTGAACAGTTTATATCTTTAGGATTTAAGGTTGGTAGATTTAAAACAGGAACACCACCAAGACTTGATGGAAGGACTATTGACTTTTCCGTTATGGAGATACAGAAAACAGATCCAAATTTTAAACCCTTTTCCATATGGACCGACAGAAAGAACTTCCCGATCCTACCCCAAAGAGATGTGTATATAACTTATACTAACTCATTGACACATGAAATAATAAAGTCAAATTTACACACATCACCTCTCTACAGCGGTATGATAAAAGGAACAGGAGTTAGATACTGTCCCTCAATAGAAGACAAGATTGTGAAATTTCCTAACAGAGACAGACACCATGTTTTCATAGAACCTGAGAGCCTAATGTTTGATGAATGGTATCCCAACGGTATATCAACAAGTCTGTCTTTTGATACGCAACTCAAGTTTGTCAGAACAATAAAAGGGCTTGAAAACGTAAAGATAACCAGATATGGATATGCTGTAGAACACGACTATGTTGAACCAACCCAATTATATCCAACACTTGAGACAAAGATTGTTGAGAACCTGTTTTTGGCGGGGCAGATAAACGGAACAACTGGATACGAAGAGGCAGCATCTCAAGGAATACTAGCAGGTATAAATGCCGCACTCAAAGCAAAAGGCAAAGAACCAATAGTATTGAGTAGAACTGAAAGTTATATTGGGGTTCTGGTAGATGACTTAACTACAAAAGGTACGAATGAACCATATAGGATGTTCACATCCAGGTCGGAATACCGATTACTCCTCAGAGAGGATAACACCGTATTTAGATTATCCAGAATAGGCTACGAAGTAGGACTACTACCAAAAGATATGTGGGAGAATATTGAGTATAAAATCAAAACTATTAAGAATGTATTACAAAGGCTTTCAGAAGACTATATCACTCCTTCAAAAGAAACTAATGACAAACTAATAAGTCTAAACCTACAGCCTATAACAAAACCAATGACGCTTGAAGAGATGTTAAGAAAAGATGGGTTCAAATGGGAATATATCTACGAGTTTTCAGATAATATACCATACAACTTACCAGACGAAATTATAGAACACATACAAATAGAAGTGAAATACAAAGGATACATAAGTAGAGAACTAAAAGCAGTTAAGAAGTTATCAAAACTTGAGAATGTTAGGATACCAGATGGGTTTGATTACTCAAGTGTTAAGTCACTATCAAGAGAAATCATTGAAAAACTATCAAAATTTAAACCATACAACCTTGCTCAGGCATCAAAGATATCAGGTATAACACCAGCAGCAATATTAACTATAATGAGCTACCTTGATAAAAGATATAACAAAAACAAGCAAGTAGATAACCAAAAATAG
- a CDS encoding tetratricopeptide repeat protein: MKTTMDSELLYKNSNVPKVQKAFELFKNKKFKEALEIFRDLYSKNSTNYEYNYYLGLTYANLGYFDVALNHLLYASKTNKNYYISIHSNMICGYIYTLREEYKLAENCFREVLKINSQSISALVAIAYVFEKTNRYDQSIIYLKRALEIDPDNPRVLNALAYVYAEREINLSDAVRLARKAVSHQPDSPEIRDTLAWAYYKKGEYIQAMNEIKKAMELLPNNEEILKHYKEISSKLEEIKSRTK; this comes from the coding sequence ATGAAAACGACTATGGATAGTGAATTATTATATAAAAACTCAAATGTTCCTAAGGTCCAAAAGGCTTTTGAGTTATTCAAGAACAAGAAATTCAAAGAGGCACTTGAAATATTTAGGGATCTTTATTCAAAAAACAGCACCAACTATGAGTATAATTACTATCTAGGTCTAACCTATGCAAACTTAGGGTATTTTGATGTCGCACTTAATCATCTATTGTATGCTTCAAAAACGAATAAGAATTACTACATATCAATCCATTCAAACATGATATGTGGCTATATTTACACACTTAGGGAGGAATATAAGTTAGCAGAAAACTGTTTTAGAGAGGTTCTAAAGATAAACTCTCAAAGTATTTCTGCGTTAGTTGCTATCGCTTATGTTTTTGAGAAGACAAATAGGTATGATCAAAGTATCATCTACTTAAAGAGAGCACTGGAGATAGATCCAGACAATCCAAGAGTCTTGAATGCCCTAGCATATGTCTATGCAGAAAGGGAGATAAACCTGTCTGATGCAGTTAGATTGGCAAGAAAGGCAGTATCTCATCAACCTGATAGTCCGGAAATCAGAGACACACTGGCATGGGCTTACTACAAGAAAGGAGAGTATATTCAGGCGATGAATGAAATTAAGAAAGCGATGGAACTACTACCAAACAATGAAGAAATTTTGAAACACTATAAAGAAATCTCTTCTAAGTTAGAAGAGATTAAGTCAAGAACTAAGTAA
- a CDS encoding site-2 protease family protein: MEYILTAVAIFILIISVVIHEYAHGRVSYAFGDTTAKDEGRLTLNPIKHLDPVGSIFLPIFLVVLNTGFIIGWARPVPINPDNYHNKRLGWIATAIAGPVSNYSLMLISMVLILLIGHNTEGAMWLFIFKVILWYILAINFVLGSFNLIPLPPLDGFWILLNLLPSSLRDKISSIVISKYYPLFIIITVVLALLISRYTIIPVMNAMEEWLKVFPR; the protein is encoded by the coding sequence GTGGAGTATATACTTACAGCCGTAGCAATATTTATACTAATAATCTCTGTTGTTATTCATGAATATGCTCATGGTAGAGTATCTTACGCCTTTGGTGATACTACGGCTAAAGACGAAGGGAGACTAACACTCAATCCAATTAAGCATTTAGACCCTGTTGGAAGCATATTTCTACCAATCTTTCTGGTTGTTTTAAATACTGGTTTTATAATAGGTTGGGCTAGACCAGTTCCAATTAATCCTGATAACTATCATAATAAGAGACTCGGTTGGATAGCAACAGCGATAGCAGGACCTGTTAGTAATTACTCTCTAATGCTCATATCCATGGTTCTAATACTTCTGATAGGGCACAATACTGAAGGGGCGATGTGGCTATTCATATTCAAAGTAATACTTTGGTATATTCTTGCTATAAATTTCGTTCTAGGTAGTTTCAATCTGATACCACTTCCACCTCTTGATGGATTTTGGATACTTCTAAATCTTTTACCGAGTAGTTTGAGAGATAAAATATCTTCAATAGTTATATCAAAATACTACCCTTTATTCATAATAATCACAGTAGTTTTAGCCTTGCTGATAAGCAGATACACGATAATTCCTGTTATGAATGCTATGGAAGAATGGTTAAAGGTTTTCCCAAGATGA
- the rpsO gene encoding 30S ribosomal protein S15: MLSKDVKKKIIESYRLYEGDTGSPEVQIALMTARIEALNEHFKKFRKDKNSRRGLLKIVGRRRRLLNYLKENYPERYNVLVRRLGLRK, translated from the coding sequence ATGTTATCAAAGGATGTGAAGAAAAAAATAATTGAGTCATACAGGTTATACGAGGGTGATACTGGTTCTCCGGAAGTTCAGATTGCTCTTATGACAGCAAGGATAGAAGCGTTGAATGAGCATTTCAAGAAATTTAGAAAAGATAAAAATTCAAGAAGAGGCTTACTAAAGATAGTAGGTAGAAGAAGAAGATTACTAAACTACCTAAAAGAAAACTACCCTGAAAGGTATAATGTTCTTGTAAGAAGACTGGGACTGAGAAAGTAA
- a CDS encoding SpoIIE family protein phosphatase has protein sequence MNLEIADFFHITKIFISLLMMIFMILEFQRNKNKEFLILSIIFGFFLFKEITYILINIYGSFYTTTKNPITGEITRELANKNLFEFRFFIWHILEIIFVILVTYPFLFLIGSLKKNGNIPNFITLGINIAFVIGLVVVVLIFIDKPVSAIIGIGNNDTQVVFRNNIVSFIISSWWIYGLWKIALIIYAIIPVARIYGYTAQMLPHLYVSKIFYIISLSIFGLLYLFSSIVFIQATKGIGYELMEIVGFVFLAVTAYKIFRADVMDMDFRIQDLEKEKSLIIELMREIGDTLSVELEMDKILSKIVDAAIEGTSSKAAAILLRDSTGETLSVRYVKGLFPPVKPIRVDQSVVLKESQIVDIFKSTKISIGETYIGLPASTGETLFIKDAEEDPRVLQTAKGIADIKSVIVTPLKIQNNIMGVLAVLNKSVGASHTQSDLSLIKTLADQAAITIRQFEMYKEIVEKKQAERDINIASEIQMNLLPRKFITSQRLDMFGFSIPAKGVGGDYFDYIKFGQDKLGIIIADVSGKGIPAALIMVMIRSITRTVSSLDKDANIVLSQLNNSLSGDIVEDRYATAFYCVLDAERRILNFSNAGHGPLLLYRSKSREFELLDTEGMPVGIMPGVDYGQDFVVLDKGDIGVLYTDGITEAMNNAHDLYGLDRLKEVIFKNHELSAKELCDKVLEDVNKFVAGAPQHDDETMIIFKVL, from the coding sequence ATGAACTTGGAGATTGCAGACTTTTTTCACATAACCAAAATATTTATATCTCTGCTAATGATGATATTCATGATACTTGAATTCCAAAGGAATAAAAATAAGGAGTTTCTAATCCTGAGCATAATATTCGGTTTTTTTCTATTCAAAGAGATAACATATATACTCATCAACATCTACGGATCCTTCTACACGACTACCAAGAACCCTATTACAGGAGAAATAACGAGAGAACTAGCCAACAAAAATTTGTTTGAGTTTAGGTTCTTTATATGGCACATACTTGAGATCATTTTTGTCATATTAGTAACCTATCCATTCCTATTCTTGATAGGTTCTCTAAAAAAGAATGGTAATATTCCTAATTTTATAACTCTTGGTATAAATATCGCTTTTGTAATAGGACTTGTTGTAGTAGTGCTTATTTTTATTGACAAACCTGTATCTGCTATCATTGGTATTGGTAACAATGATACACAAGTTGTATTCAGAAACAACATCGTTAGTTTCATAATAAGTAGTTGGTGGATATATGGTTTGTGGAAGATAGCGCTAATAATATATGCTATTATTCCTGTTGCTAGGATATACGGATACACAGCACAAATGTTACCTCATCTTTATGTTTCAAAAATATTCTACATAATATCTCTGTCAATATTCGGGCTTCTCTACCTGTTCTCATCAATAGTCTTTATACAGGCAACTAAGGGAATAGGATATGAATTAATGGAAATAGTAGGATTTGTATTCTTAGCAGTCACCGCTTATAAGATATTTAGAGCTGATGTTATGGATATGGACTTTAGAATACAAGACCTAGAGAAAGAAAAATCACTAATCATAGAACTTATGCGAGAAATAGGAGATACCTTATCTGTTGAGTTAGAAATGGATAAAATATTGTCAAAGATAGTAGATGCAGCTATAGAAGGAACATCATCAAAGGCTGCTGCCATACTACTTAGAGATTCAACAGGAGAGACACTTAGTGTTAGATATGTAAAAGGTCTTTTCCCTCCTGTCAAACCTATCAGAGTTGATCAATCAGTCGTTTTAAAGGAAAGTCAGATCGTTGATATATTCAAGTCCACTAAAATCTCCATCGGCGAGACCTATATAGGGTTACCTGCTAGCACTGGAGAAACTTTATTCATAAAAGATGCAGAAGAAGACCCGAGAGTCCTGCAAACAGCAAAAGGAATAGCAGACATAAAGTCTGTAATAGTAACACCTCTAAAGATACAGAATAATATTATGGGAGTTCTTGCAGTGCTTAATAAGTCAGTAGGAGCATCTCATACTCAAAGTGACCTGTCCCTTATTAAAACTCTTGCAGACCAAGCTGCCATAACTATACGCCAGTTTGAGATGTATAAAGAGATTGTTGAAAAGAAACAAGCCGAAAGAGATATAAACATAGCCAGTGAGATCCAAATGAACCTCCTACCAAGAAAATTTATAACTTCCCAGAGACTTGATATGTTTGGTTTTTCTATTCCAGCCAAGGGTGTAGGTGGTGACTACTTTGACTACATTAAGTTTGGACAAGACAAATTGGGTATCATAATAGCAGATGTATCTGGTAAGGGTATTCCAGCCGCACTAATAATGGTTATGATCAGAAGTATCACAAGAACCGTTTCATCACTTGACAAGGATGCTAACATAGTTCTCTCACAACTTAACAACTCTTTGAGTGGAGATATTGTTGAAGATAGATATGCTACTGCTTTCTACTGCGTTTTAGATGCTGAAAGGAGAATACTGAACTTCTCCAACGCTGGTCATGGTCCTCTTCTACTCTATAGAAGTAAGTCAAGAGAATTTGAGCTTTTAGATACGGAAGGGATGCCTGTTGGTATAATGCCCGGTGTTGATTATGGTCAAGATTTTGTCGTACTTGACAAAGGAGATATAGGAGTTCTATACACTGACGGAATAACTGAGGCTATGAACAACGCCCACGACCTCTACGGACTTGATAGACTCAAGGAAGTAATATTCAAAAATCATGAACTTTCAGCCAAAGAACTTTGTGATAAAGTATTGGAGGATGTAAATAAGTTCGTAGCAGGAGCACCACAACACGATGACGAAACTATGATCATATTTAAGGTTCTTTAA
- a CDS encoding STAS domain-containing protein: protein MNIQILRVEDVAILKVGKSLTIFDIEDFDNINLDIPEDVRSLILDLSNTTEIDSVGLSVVLRIVSLAKSRNIRVSIVASDNKVLFIIKIDRLDKIIPIYTSLDEALNSMKG from the coding sequence ATGAATATTCAAATTCTGAGAGTAGAGGATGTTGCAATACTGAAAGTTGGCAAGTCTTTGACAATTTTTGATATTGAAGACTTTGATAATATTAATTTGGACATCCCTGAGGATGTAAGATCATTAATACTTGATCTTTCAAATACTACTGAAATTGACTCTGTTGGTTTGAGTGTAGTTCTTAGGATAGTATCTTTGGCTAAAAGTAGGAATATTAGAGTTTCTATCGTAGCATCTGATAACAAGGTTTTATTTATTATCAAAATTGATAGACTTGATAAAATAATTCCAATATATACTTCCCTGGATGAGGCGTTAAATTCTATGAAAGGGTAG
- the ribH gene encoding 6,7-dimethyl-8-ribityllumazine synthase: protein MRMFEGKISGKGLKIGIVCSKFNRLITDRLLDGAINLLKQVDVDEGNIDVYLVPGSFEIPVVLEKVLAMSRYDAVICLGTLIRGETPHFEYIATHVTKSILDLSVKYRIPVTFGIITANTPEEAIDRAGMKMGNKGAEAALHAIELANLVRSL, encoded by the coding sequence ATGAGAATGTTTGAAGGTAAGATCTCGGGTAAAGGTCTAAAGATAGGTATAGTTTGTAGTAAGTTTAATAGACTTATAACTGATAGACTTCTTGATGGTGCTATAAATCTCTTGAAACAAGTTGATGTTGATGAAGGTAATATTGATGTATATTTGGTTCCTGGTTCTTTTGAAATACCAGTTGTGCTAGAAAAGGTATTAGCAATGAGTAGGTATGATGCTGTGATTTGTTTAGGAACTCTCATAAGAGGTGAGACACCTCATTTTGAGTATATAGCAACGCATGTAACCAAAAGCATACTTGACTTGTCCGTAAAGTATAGGATACCTGTAACTTTTGGTATTATAACTGCTAATACTCCTGAAGAAGCGATAGACAGAGCTGGAATGAAAATGGGGAATAAGGGAGCAGAAGCAGCATTACACGCGATTGAACTTGCTAACCTTGTTAGAAGTCTATAA
- a CDS encoding glycosyltransferase codes for MESYLPSHITVLQVIFMLGMFISLPACLVVVTRFLNFYRRKNFNFETSNVEPKRISVVIPARNEERRLPRLLESLVKIGFNEIIVVDDGSSDNTVEVATSYRVKVIKVKDFYPQKGGKSVACYVGSLNSQSEYIVFLDSDLFFEDGAFEYILKNIPKDGALSIQPYHATEKFFEKFSFYFNIIVVLGLGVGRFYLPFSLRKGYFGPFLLVRREDYFKAGGHIKFSDAIVEDVELGNEMIRLGINIYSIPHRKLVKFRMYEEGLGNLIDGWTKNMFAGSKNLAFSEIILVSGLLAFVVNLLCYGITVFNTPFFQIFVLFYFIYWLFIHISSNEVGNFGYYSTLFPIFAIFFIFVFVRSFYFYTFRKPIKWRGREVRVE; via the coding sequence ATGGAATCTTATTTACCTTCGCATATAACAGTTTTACAAGTAATATTTATGCTTGGTATGTTTATATCACTTCCAGCCTGTCTTGTTGTAGTTACGAGATTTTTGAATTTCTATCGCAGAAAGAATTTTAACTTTGAGACTTCTAATGTTGAACCAAAACGGATATCAGTAGTTATTCCTGCTAGAAACGAGGAAAGAAGACTACCGAGACTACTAGAAAGCCTTGTGAAGATAGGTTTTAATGAAATTATCGTTGTAGATGATGGTTCTAGTGACAATACTGTTGAAGTTGCTACAAGTTATAGAGTAAAGGTCATCAAGGTGAAAGATTTCTATCCTCAAAAAGGTGGTAAGAGTGTTGCCTGTTATGTGGGATCTCTAAATTCACAGAGTGAATACATTGTTTTTCTAGATTCGGATCTATTTTTTGAAGATGGAGCATTTGAATATATTCTCAAGAACATACCTAAAGATGGTGCCTTATCTATACAACCATATCATGCTACTGAGAAGTTTTTTGAAAAATTCTCATTCTATTTTAATATAATAGTCGTTTTAGGTCTTGGAGTTGGCAGATTTTATTTGCCCTTTAGTTTGAGAAAAGGATACTTTGGCCCTTTTCTTTTGGTAAGAAGAGAGGATTATTTCAAAGCAGGAGGACATATAAAATTTTCTGATGCTATAGTTGAGGATGTAGAACTAGGGAATGAGATGATAAGATTGGGTATAAACATATACTCAATACCTCACAGAAAATTGGTCAAATTTCGCATGTACGAGGAGGGTCTTGGAAATCTTATTGATGGTTGGACAAAAAATATGTTTGCTGGTTCAAAAAATCTGGCCTTTAGTGAAATAATCCTGGTCTCTGGATTGCTTGCATTCGTTGTTAACCTTTTATGTTATGGTATCACAGTTTTCAATACACCTTTTTTCCAAATCTTCGTGTTGTTTTACTTTATATACTGGTTGTTTATACACATATCCTCCAACGAGGTAGGGAACTTCGGATACTATTCTACTCTATTTCCGATTTTTGCTATCTTCTTCATTTTCGTATTTGTAAGATCGTTTTACTTCTATACATTTAGAAAACCTATAAAATGGAGAGGTAGAGAGGTTAGGGTAGAATGA
- a CDS encoding PQQ-dependent sugar dehydrogenase — protein sequence MRVIVIFISLLSIVFTSNLASSDEFINRIKMEKGFRIEYYYKGLPKVRAMKYLGNGVLVAGSREDKVYMVIDTNRDFRGDIHRVLVDGTDWPVGVDVYRGNLYFSSIDKILVVSNVLLYTNFQLKPKPKVIFDNYPDDRWHGWKFIRFGPDGKLYVPVGAPCNVCLRKERIYSTITRINPDGSGFEIFAEGVRNTVGFDWDPKTKYMWFSENGRDWMGDDLPPDEINVAKEKGQHYGFPFIHGKGVPDPEFSTKTNLSRFSFVKPVWELPAHVAPLGVKFYTGTNFPDYYKDGLIIAEHGSWNRSKKIGYRVSFLKLNDAREAVEYTIIADFLEGEKFYGRPVDVEILEDGSILVSDDHYGMIFRIYYR from the coding sequence ATGAGGGTAATAGTAATATTCATATCTTTGTTGTCTATTGTTTTTACCTCTAATCTTGCTTCGTCGGATGAGTTTATAAACAGAATTAAGATGGAAAAAGGATTCAGGATAGAATACTACTACAAAGGGCTACCAAAAGTAAGAGCAATGAAGTATTTAGGAAATGGAGTACTGGTCGCTGGTAGTAGAGAAGATAAGGTGTATATGGTTATTGATACTAACCGTGACTTCAGAGGAGATATACATAGAGTATTGGTTGATGGTACGGATTGGCCAGTTGGGGTTGATGTTTATAGAGGGAATCTGTATTTCTCATCAATAGATAAGATACTTGTTGTCTCTAATGTTTTGCTATACACTAACTTTCAACTTAAACCTAAACCCAAAGTTATATTTGATAACTATCCTGATGATAGATGGCATGGTTGGAAGTTTATAAGATTTGGACCTGATGGTAAGTTATATGTTCCCGTTGGTGCTCCGTGTAATGTATGCTTGAGGAAAGAGAGAATATATTCAACAATTACTAGGATAAACCCTGACGGAAGTGGTTTTGAAATTTTTGCTGAAGGTGTAAGGAATACTGTAGGATTTGACTGGGATCCAAAAACGAAGTATATGTGGTTTTCTGAAAACGGTAGAGATTGGATGGGCGATGATCTACCGCCTGATGAGATAAATGTCGCAAAAGAAAAAGGACAACACTATGGTTTCCCCTTCATTCATGGTAAAGGGGTTCCAGATCCAGAATTTTCAACTAAAACAAACCTATCAAGATTTAGTTTTGTGAAGCCCGTATGGGAACTTCCAGCACATGTTGCACCATTAGGTGTGAAATTTTATACAGGGACAAACTTTCCAGATTACTATAAAGATGGGCTTATTATAGCAGAACATGGTTCTTGGAATAGGTCAAAGAAGATAGGATATAGAGTTTCATTTTTGAAACTCAACGATGCTAGAGAAGCAGTGGAATATACGATAATAGCAGATTTTCTTGAAGGAGAGAAATTCTACGGAAGACCGGTAGATGTTGAGATACTTGAAGATGGATCAATTCTAGTCTCGGATGACCACTATGGAATGATATTCAGAATATACTACAGGTGA
- a CDS encoding chemotaxis protein CheX, with the protein MDPKIILSFVMSAIKVVKEVTNLELYRNNTTIKKSKKINKSVAVVIEFKEDVKGFILFEFDRGLSVKMVDNMAKEVYGKGVESMSNEEFREIFKDAIGEIANQISGSSVTELYNHGIKIHISSPLVLINKEGTFISHKQYVEAVLDTIYGSLTISILFDEMLDIKSISS; encoded by the coding sequence ATGGACCCGAAGATAATATTATCTTTTGTAATGTCAGCAATAAAGGTAGTGAAAGAGGTAACGAACCTGGAACTTTATAGGAATAATACCACTATAAAAAAATCAAAAAAGATTAACAAATCTGTTGCTGTTGTGATAGAGTTTAAGGAGGATGTTAAGGGGTTCATACTTTTTGAGTTTGATAGAGGATTATCAGTTAAGATGGTTGACAATATGGCAAAGGAAGTTTATGGTAAAGGTGTTGAAAGTATGTCAAATGAAGAATTTAGAGAGATATTCAAAGATGCAATCGGAGAAATAGCAAACCAGATAAGTGGTAGTTCAGTAACTGAACTTTACAATCACGGTATAAAAATTCACATATCTTCACCGCTTGTGTTGATAAACAAGGAAGGAACTTTTATATCTCACAAACAGTATGTTGAAGCAGTTCTTGACACAATATATGGCAGTCTTACTATATCAATACTCTTTGATGAAATGCTAGACATTAAATCAATATCAAGTTAA
- a CDS encoding flagellar basal body P-ring protein FlgI: MKKATFLLILILILKFSQAYSDTIKVKNISRIVGGEEIQVYGYGLVVGLKGTGDTTKNLPTSQSIVEYLRGFGIEVSHTNFQSRNTASVVVSARIPPNLKRGTLFDVNVSSIFDARSLEGGILVNTPLRDNEGNIVAFAQGAIVTPKGSVRTTGIVPNGGVLLSNYTDNAFEDGKVKIAFENVSPSTVNSVVKLIKENFEGVNVYPTDIYTIEVEIPKAFEGNEIEFVSRIMELEVELIDEAIVVIDQKSSSIVITGNPKVYPVSISYKGMKVEFGDFGNFFERGEVYTIPTNNLRDFVDTLSKLGIKSEDLIQILILMKEAGAIKSRFSFK; encoded by the coding sequence ATGAAAAAAGCTACTTTTCTACTTATTCTTATTCTGATACTAAAATTCAGTCAGGCTTACTCAGACACTATCAAAGTAAAGAACATAAGTAGGATTGTCGGTGGTGAAGAGATACAAGTCTATGGATACGGTTTAGTTGTAGGTCTTAAAGGAACAGGAGATACAACCAAAAACCTCCCAACATCACAGTCAATCGTAGAGTATCTCCGAGGTTTCGGGATAGAAGTTAGTCATACCAACTTCCAGTCTAGGAACACTGCATCTGTTGTTGTATCTGCTAGAATACCACCAAACCTTAAGAGAGGAACACTGTTTGATGTTAATGTTTCATCAATTTTTGATGCTAGGTCGCTAGAAGGCGGTATCCTAGTAAATACACCACTAAGAGACAATGAAGGTAATATCGTTGCTTTTGCTCAAGGTGCTATAGTTACACCTAAAGGTAGTGTTAGAACAACAGGAATAGTACCAAATGGTGGAGTGCTCCTTTCAAACTACACTGATAATGCGTTTGAAGATGGTAAGGTTAAGATTGCGTTTGAAAATGTATCGCCATCCACGGTTAATTCGGTTGTAAAATTGATAAAAGAAAACTTTGAAGGAGTAAATGTTTATCCCACCGATATCTACACTATTGAGGTAGAGATTCCCAAAGCGTTTGAAGGTAATGAAATAGAGTTTGTATCCAGGATAATGGAATTGGAAGTTGAACTGATTGATGAAGCAATTGTTGTAATAGACCAAAAGAGCAGTAGTATTGTGATAACCGGCAATCCTAAGGTATATCCTGTAAGCATTTCATACAAGGGTATGAAGGTAGAGTTTGGAGATTTTGGTAATTTTTTTGAGCGAGGTGAGGTTTATACCATACCTACAAACAACTTGAGAGATTTTGTTGATACTTTGTCAAAACTTGGAATAAAATCAGAAGACTTAATACAGATACTTATACTTATGAAGGAAGCAGGTGCTATAAAGTCAAGGTTTAGTTTTAAATAG